In the bacterium genome, one interval contains:
- a CDS encoding transglutaminase domain-containing protein produces the protein MALNPLENADHAKRFLLLQTLRCIGAICLLYFVAKASDLGTSNLLLSLATCSGIISAGVLLARGVKLKGSLALHGAIVAILYLGIFLTSYLLPSTKPANDFFTYRIGSHLDLILFSYCLAHISTWLFWTKQLTDTVEMFVASSLIIWLLAGHRQYQLDAPKRIGELSWYFGIAPEWLFLILGAIATTIITTYAISSHRRALFNCLNPVAKRGKLQPLASILITLLLLSCLALLANNIKQSYAQEMDRSSEGVGRDQNKEGDSNLGFHSAVGKTKQPAALVRFESDYRDNPTAPMLYFREGSLSEFNGHELVLASPDYDRDVPRIKPGEPYTTIGKNNYDDEKNRTEIVQSIFLLAEHQAPFGIDYPTSIRALGNPDPKKFLLAYQVTSLAPHVNPETLIDSASGDSSWSKLIWDHYLRAPGSKSLKRFELPATDSATPVLDEFGEDLRYAMLSKLLTEGLENDVEKTLAITRYLSQESIYTRQPNHTVPANGDAVAPYIFAQEKRGYCVHFAHAAVYLLRLASIPARIGTGYLTDLSYAKDGHILLQLGDRHAWPEVYIQGYGWAVFDIQPARAENEPTLVPDEKLLEDLMSKIDPIKANFPPGKSEASNQSLDDEIGQSLLNTKFLLITVLLLASLFVIAKGYLRFAWKFTSDPRKKVELAHRSLSLLAADLGKFRDCGETRLEFAKRLSEEEQFSLERLARAHERVKYQALETQIEITNTDALVKESLNSYERKRDRFKRALSFFSPLSFLRISKW, from the coding sequence TTGGCACTAAATCCCCTTGAAAATGCAGATCATGCAAAGCGCTTTTTGCTGCTCCAGACCCTGCGCTGCATTGGGGCAATTTGTCTACTGTATTTTGTCGCCAAAGCATCCGATCTTGGAACTTCAAACCTGCTGCTTAGCTTGGCAACCTGCAGTGGCATAATTTCCGCAGGGGTTCTCCTTGCCAGAGGAGTAAAACTCAAGGGCAGCTTAGCACTGCATGGCGCAATAGTTGCAATTCTTTATTTAGGTATTTTTCTGACGAGTTATTTGCTGCCCAGCACTAAGCCTGCAAATGATTTTTTCACCTATAGAATTGGTAGTCATCTCGACTTAATCCTTTTCAGCTATTGCCTGGCACATATATCAACATGGCTTTTTTGGACAAAACAACTCACCGATACAGTAGAAATGTTCGTGGCTAGTTCTTTAATCATCTGGCTCTTAGCTGGTCATCGCCAGTACCAACTTGACGCGCCAAAACGCATTGGGGAACTTTCCTGGTATTTTGGCATTGCCCCAGAGTGGCTTTTTCTAATCTTGGGGGCGATTGCCACAACCATAATTACGACTTATGCGATCAGTTCTCATCGGCGCGCCCTGTTTAATTGCTTAAATCCAGTCGCTAAGCGCGGCAAACTTCAACCCCTGGCAAGTATTCTGATTACGCTGCTGTTACTGAGCTGCCTAGCGCTTTTGGCAAACAACATCAAGCAAAGCTACGCCCAAGAAATGGATCGGAGTTCCGAAGGGGTAGGACGCGATCAAAACAAGGAAGGCGACAGCAATTTAGGATTTCACTCAGCAGTCGGAAAAACCAAACAACCCGCCGCCCTCGTGCGCTTCGAATCAGATTACCGTGATAACCCAACTGCTCCAATGCTCTACTTCCGCGAAGGCTCACTATCGGAGTTTAATGGCCATGAATTGGTTCTAGCATCGCCTGATTACGATCGCGATGTTCCGCGCATTAAACCTGGAGAGCCCTACACAACGATTGGGAAAAATAATTACGACGACGAAAAGAATCGCACAGAAATCGTGCAGTCTATTTTCCTACTGGCAGAACATCAAGCCCCCTTCGGTATTGATTACCCCACTTCAATCCGTGCCCTGGGTAACCCCGACCCAAAGAAATTTTTACTTGCATATCAAGTAACTTCCTTAGCGCCACACGTTAACCCGGAAACGTTAATTGACTCTGCTAGCGGCGATTCGAGTTGGAGCAAATTAATCTGGGATCATTATTTGCGCGCTCCAGGAAGCAAAAGCTTAAAACGCTTCGAACTTCCAGCGACTGATTCTGCTACACCAGTGCTGGATGAATTTGGGGAAGACTTACGCTATGCCATGCTTTCAAAGCTTCTGACCGAGGGCTTGGAAAATGACGTGGAGAAAACTTTAGCAATCACGCGCTACCTCTCCCAAGAAAGCATTTATACACGTCAGCCTAATCATACTGTACCAGCAAATGGCGATGCCGTTGCTCCTTATATCTTTGCACAAGAAAAGCGCGGCTACTGCGTACATTTCGCCCACGCTGCAGTTTACTTACTACGCCTCGCAAGCATTCCTGCTCGAATCGGCACTGGTTATTTAACCGACTTGTCTTACGCCAAAGATGGGCACATCTTACTGCAGCTCGGTGACCGCCATGCTTGGCCCGAAGTTTACATCCAAGGTTACGGCTGGGCAGTGTTTGATATTCAACCTGCAAGAGCAGAAAATGAACCGACCTTAGTGCCGGATGAAAAACTACTTGAAGATTTAATGAGTAAAATTGATCCGATTAAGGCAAATTTTCCTCCAGGTAAAAGCGAAGCTTCCAATCAATCACTCGATGACGAGATTGGTCAGTCCTTACTAAATACAAAATTCTTACTTATTACAGTTTTATTACTTGCCAGCCTGTTTGTGATCGCCAAAGGATACTTACGATTTGCCTGGAAATTTACGAGCGACCCGCGTAAAAAAGTTGAACTGGCGCATCGATCGCTATCCTTACTAGCTGCAGATTTGGGGAAATTTAGAGATTGCGGAGAAACGAGACTTGAATTTGCCAAGCGTCTATCCGAGGAAGAGCAATTTAGTCTTGAAAGATTAGCCCGCGCGCATGAGCGAGTGAAATATCAGGCACTGGAGACTCAAATTGAAATCACGAACACTGATGCCTTAGTCAAAGAATCGCTTAATTCGTATGAACGCAAACGCGATCGATTTAAACGCGCCCTCTCCTTTTTCAGCCCCTTATCATTTCTGAGGATTTCGAAATGGTAA